A genomic stretch from Neospora caninum Liverpool complete genome, chromosome III includes:
- a CDS encoding putative radial spoke 3 protein, protein MTDKHVYSGSLFSRDIGQKFSQSFGGSFASRLSDGGAEARRIKRRLQKAKDATADPFKPERLLTPAPVSGRQHRQLQTEEHLIELTEHAREFMAETQTEPWMDKPPTPMFRPHREEAHVATQILDGDLFDFDEEVVPILEVIVGKVLEQSITEVLEEEELAAIQRQQDEFDRARILELIELQRLEAAEKRRKEETERRLAQAQAWQEVKRTAYQKMLAMDFAAVQRRGRSQMALRELAESSNLFIHPNVGAVSVHFWPSLMRQTTEQVAFLRDGVSNVVSECLRSRLLSNYEEREKVVEDMIVAKHNKQLRLRLEQIRVKAEIRARIKREGNEREEMEAADTLEEERKWEAAEAARFAQEAEEEARRAEEEALAAASFAKWHVTCMQLEAERNANRAAGDNDKYQNDDEEE, encoded by the exons ATGACAGACAAGCATGTTTACAGCGGATCGCTGTTCTCGAGAGATATTGGGCAGAAATTTTCTCAG AGCTTTGGAGGGAGCTTTGCTTCGCGACTGAGTGATGGCGGCGCAGAGGCTCGGAGGATCAAGAGACGGCTGCAGAAAGCCAAAGATGCCACTGCAGACCCTTTTAAACCAGAGAGGCTGCTCACCCCTGCGCCAGTTTCGGGCCGTCAACACAGGCAGCTTCAGACGGAGGAACACCTGATTGAGTTGACGGAGCATGCAAGGGAGTTTATGGCAGAAACGCAAACTGAGCCATGGATGGACAAACCCCCCACGCCAATGTTCAGGCCGCACCGAGAGGAAGCTCATGTGGCAACACAAATTCTGGATGGCGATTTGTTCGACTTCGACGA AGAAGTGGTGCCGATCCTTGAGGTCATCGTTGGCAAAGTGTTGGAACAGAGCATCACTGAG GTTCTTGAAGAGGAGGAATTGGCCGCAATCCAAAGGCAACAAGATGAGTTTGACAGAGCTCGCATTCTGGAACTCATCGAGTTGCAGCGTCTCGAAGCTGCTGAGAAAcgacggaaagaggagacg GAGCGACGACTGGCGCAGGCGCAAGCCTGGCAAGAAGTCAAACGAACAGCATACCAGAAGATGCTAGCAATGGACTTCGCTGCAGTTCAAAGGCGAGGACGTTCGCAGATGGCCCTTCGCGAGCTGGCAGAGTCGTCGAATTTGTTTATTCACCCGAACGTT GGTGCCGTCAGTGTTCACTTCTGGCCGTCCCTGATGCGGCAAACTACCGAACAG GTCGCGTTCCTCAGGGACGGAGTCAGCAATGTGGTTTCAG AGTGTTTGCGGTCACGCCTGCTCTCAAACtacgaagagcgagagaaagtggTCGAGGACAT GATCGTGGCTAAGCACAATAAGCAACTGCGGCTTCGACTGGAGCAAATTCGCGTCAAGGCTGAGATT AGAGCTAGAATTaagcgagaaggcaacgagagagaggagatggaAGCAGCCGACACCCTTGAGGAGGAACGAAAATgggaggcagcggaggcTGCCAGGTTTGCacaggaggcggaagaggaggcacgtcgggcagaagaggaagcactG GCAGCGGCTTCATTCGCCAAGTGGCATgtcacgtgcatgcagctggaagcggagaggaacgcgaaccGAGCTGCAGGCGACAACGACAAGTACCAAAACGATGATGAGGAGGAATAG